A single genomic interval of Corylus avellana chromosome ca10, CavTom2PMs-1.0 harbors:
- the LOC132162853 gene encoding NAC domain-containing protein 66-like, whose translation MASYAPPAGFRFQPEAEDLLQFYLPLKATGQELPFTGVIFEYDFYGEKQPCEIWDMFVNVRPRVDETQEDLFFFTKLKCLSDSSVDRSVGSGGSWSNESCKTIYDRGTRIPIGQMRKFRYVNPGSPQDGAWLMREYSLPMTKALPAVDSSSSSSSSSPYVICRLRKNNRPDSDSDSSEPESVPHSQSRKKRNRVRAISGRPAK comes from the coding sequence atggCTTCTTATGCTCCGCCGGCGGGTTTCAGGTTCCAACCAGAGGCTGAAGATCTCCTGCAGTTCTACCTCCCACTGAAGGCTACCGGACAGGAATTGCCGTTCACGGGCGTTATATTTGAGTACGATTTTTACGGCGAGAAACAGCCTTGTGAGATATGGGACATGTTCGTTAACGTACGTCCCAGAGTGGACGAGACTCAGGAGGACCTATTCTTCTTCACCAAATTGAAGTGTTTGAGTGACTCCAGTGTCGATCGGAGCGTCGGTTCTGGCGGTTCTTGGAGCAATGAGTCGTGTAAGACTATCTACGACCGTGGAACGAGAATTCCGATTGGCCAGATGAGGAAATTCCGGTACGTGAACCCGGGGTCGCCCCAAGATGGTGCCTGGCTCATGCGGGAGTACAGCCTGCCGATGACGAAGGCTCTGCCCGCTGtggattcttcttcttcttcgtcttcttcatcTCCCTACGTGATCTGCCGCTTGAGGAAGAACAACCGGCCCGACAGCGACAGCGACAGCAGCGAACCAGAAAGTGTTCCGCATTCCCAAtcgagaaagaaaagaaacagagtCAGAGCCATCTCAGGAAGACCAGCGAAGTAG
- the LOC132164119 gene encoding GTPase LSG1-2-like: protein MGKNEKTGLGRALVRQHNQLIQQSKEKGSSYRAQQKKVLESFTEVSDIEAVIEQAEEADRAFSLDHPVPNLLISLDAKTSTSDMTPEQRREQQKIEEMLHATSLRVPRRPPWNARMSVEELDTNERKSFLAWRRSLARLEENEKLVLTPFEKNLDIWRQLWRVLERSDLLVMVVDARDPLFYRCLDLEAYAREIDEHKRTLLLVNKADLLPFSVREKWAEYFRLNEILFVFWSAKAASAALEGKWFSDEQKMDNPDTKIYGRDELLARLQWEAEEIVTRRGKSGSSNVQSPGGNAAESSASKNVVVGFVGYPNVGKSSTINALVGQKRTGVTSTPGKTKHFQTLIMSDELTLCDCPGLVFPSFSSSRYEMIASGVLPIDRMTEHREAVQIVADRVPRHVIEDVYNIKLPKPKPYEPQTRPPLASELLRTYCASRGYVASSGLPDETRAARQILKDYIDGKLRHYEMPPGISDEEVGSENGVEPSSFEEHDSDSSDVENTEDVQSEDAPILEHVLDDLNSFDMANGLASKRVTVKKPKAPHKQHKKPQRKKDRSWRVGNDDGDGMPVVRVYQKPMNTGPVKVG, encoded by the exons ATGGGGAAGAACGAGAAGACAGGGCTGGGGAGGGCTCTGGTGAGGCAGCACAACCAGCTGATCCAGCAGTCCAAGGAGAAGGGCAGCAGCTACAGGGCCCAGCAAAAGAAGGTTCTGGAATCGTTCACGGAGGTCAGCGACATCGAAGCCGTCATCGAGCAGGCTGAGGAGGCCGACCGCGCCTTCTCCCTCGACCACCCCGTCCCCAACCTCCTCATCAGCCT GGATGCAAAAACTAGCACCAGTGACATGACGCCCGAGCAAAGGAGAGAGCAACAGAAGATAGAGGAGATGCTGCATGCCACCAGTCTCCGAGTTCCACGGAG GCCACCATGGAATGCCAGAATGTCTGTGGAGGAGCTTGacacaaatgaaagaaaatcttTCTTAGCATGGCGCCGAAGCCTTGCAAG ACTTGAGGAGAATGAGAAGCTTGTTCTTACTCCTTTTGAGAAGAATCTGGATATCTGGAGACAGTTGTGGCGGGTGCTCGAACGCAGTGATCTG CTTGTAATGGTTGTTGATGCTCGAGACCCACTGTTCTACCGCTGTCTTGATCTGGAG GCATATGCACGAGAGATTGATGAGCACAAACGGACATTGCTTCTTGTTAATAAGGCAGATCTCTTACCATTTTCTGTCAG GGAGAAATGGGCTGAATACTTTCGCCTTAATGAGATTCTCTTCGTGTTCTGGTCAGCTAAAGCTGCTTCTGCTGCTCTTGAAGGGAAATGGTTTAGTGATGAGCAGAAGATGGATAATCCTGATACAAAAATATATGGAAGGGATGAGCTTTTGGCCCGTTTACAGTGGGAAGCAGAAGAGATAGTGACGAGGAGGGGGAAATCGGGCTCATCTAATGTTCAGTCTCCTGGTGGAAATGCTGCAGAAAGTTCTGCATCAAAGAATGTAGTTGTGGGATTTGTTGGCTATCCTAATGTGGGGAAGAGCTCAACAATTAATGCTTTGGTGGGCCAGAAGCGGACTGGCGTCACCTCTACTCCAGGGAAGACTAAGCATTTCCAAACATTGATTATGTCTGATGAGCTGACCCTATGTGACTGCCCCGGATTAGTGTTTCCATCCTTCTCAAGCTCGAGATATGAAATGATTGCTTCTGGGGTGTTGCCTATTGATCGGATGACTGAGCACAGGGAGGCTGTGCAGATAGTAGCCGATCGAGTTCCTAGGCATGTCATTGAGGATGTGTACAACATCAAGCTGCCAAAACCAAAGCCATATGAGCCACAGACCCGACCCCCTCTGGCATCTGAACTATTAAGAACTTATTGTGCCTCTCGTGGGTATGTTGCCTCTAGTGGACTGCCTGATGAAACTAGAGCTGCCCGCCAGATTTTGAAGGATTACATTGATGGGAAGTTGCGCCACTATGAAATGCCCCCCGGAATCTCCGATGAGGAAGTTGGTTCAGAAAATGGTGTAGAACCGAGCTCGTTTGAAGAACATGATTCAGATTCATCTGATGTTGAAAACACTGAAGATGTTCAAAGTGAAGATGCACCTATTCTTGAGCATGTGCTGGATGATCTCAATTCTTTTGATATGGCTAATGGCCTTGCTTCCAAAAGGGTGACAGTTAAGAAGCCTAAGGCACCTCATAAACAACACAAGAAGCCTCAGAGGAAAAAGGATCGCTCGTGGAGGGTTGGaaatgatgatggtgatggaaTGCCAGTAGTAAGAGTCTATCAGAAGCCAATGAATACAGGTCCTGTAAAAGTTGGGTGA
- the LOC132164429 gene encoding outer envelope protein 39, chloroplastic, whose translation MGAQKSIHAGKAKIDVNVDLTHKLCASLMLTPFRSTGSPLSLIIGSLYIKHPNLFGGSEKLDVSWDKGLYDSNVLVAYRRPRPEWLAQQSFVIQHSLSPEIGVHGVPTDNFTRSGSGGVNLSRLSVGMDRNEPASSKWSSATSIKFEHVRPLNDDGRSISRDLDGFPVTCSGNSHDSMVVLRQESRFARANDRTFSRFSLQIEQGIPVLSKWLIFNRFKFVASKGVKLGPAFLLTSLTGGSIVGDMAPYQAFAIGGLGSVRGYGEGAVGSGRSCLVANSELTFPLNKMSEGALFLDCGTDLGSGQHVPGNPALRQGKPGSGIGLGYGLRFKSQFGHFQVDYAINAFQQKTLYFGISNVAS comes from the exons ATGGGAGCTCAGAAGAGCATCCATGCTGGCAAAG CCAAGATTGATGTTAATGTTGATCTCACTCACAAGCTATGCGCTTCTTTGATGCTTACTCCTTTCag GAGCACTGGCAGTCCTCTTTCTCTGATAATTGGGAG TCTTTACATCAAACACCCGAACTTATTTGGTGGAAGCGAGAAACTTGATGTATCGTGGGACAAGGGGCTGTATGATTCAAATGTCTTGGTGGCTTATCGGAGGCCGAGACCTGAATGGCTTGCTCAACAGTCTTTTGTTATTCAG CATTCTCTTTCACCTGAGATTGGGGTCCATGGTGTCCCCACGGACAATTTCACCCGTTCAGGGAGTGGAGGTGTGAATTTGTCTCGATTATCAGTTGGAATGGATCGGAATGAGCCAGCAAGTTCTAAATGGAGCAGTGCAACCAGTATAAAATTTGAG CATGTTCGTCCTCTAAATGATGATGGTCGCTCAATAAGCAGAGATCTTGATGGGTTTCCTGTGACTTGCAG TGGCAATTCACATGACAGTATGGTAGTTTTAAGGCAAGAATCTCGATTTGCTAGGGCAAATGATCGTACTTTTTCTCGT TTTAGTCTGCAAATAGAACAAGGGATTCCAGTTCTATCTAAGTGGCTAATCTTCAACCGGTTTAAATTTGTAGCATCAAAGGGAGTTAAACTTGGGCCTGCATTTCTTTTGACAAG CCTGACAGGTGGTTCCATTGTTGGGGACATGGCTCCTTACCAAGCATTTGCAATTGGGGGTCTTGGCAGTGTGCGGGGTTATGGTGAGGGTGCAGTTGGATCTGGGAGATCTTGTCTGGTTGCTAACAGTGAATTGACATTCCCTTTA AACAAGATGTCTGAAGGTGCTCTTTTCTTGGACTGTGGAACTGATTTGGGGTCTGGTCAACATGTACCAG GAAATCCAGCACTGCGGCAGGGCAAACCGGGATCTGGTATTGGGCTTGGATATGGCCTGCGGTTTAAATCTCAGTTTGGTCACTTTCAGGTTGATTATGCAATCAATGCATTTCAACAGAAAACTCTCTACTTTGGCATCAGCAACGTTGCTTCCTGA